ATTGTGTAAGTGTTGTGGTTCCTTTCTTATTTTTTTGAATAAACCTCTGATCCTCAAGCGAGCGAGACCAACGGGGAAAGGAACAGGGCGTGGCCTCACATGGTGGCTTGCCGTCTGCTTCACTGTTTCGTACCTTTCTCTCTACAATTCCTTCACCTTCAGAAACTATGAACAGGTCTCTACATCTATTCTTCAAATTTTCAGATCCACTGCCCCTTCTAGCTCTCTACACTGTACCCTGAACCGTTACTGATGTGCACTTTGTTCAGTTTATTTTTAGAAGGGATTTGAGATGGTGCCCGACATTATAGTAAGTTCAAGACTGTTGCTGAATGAGTGGTGTGTGCAGCCAGACCTCCGTCCACTTCTTTCTATGTTGTTGAGCAGTCCGTGGTGTCGCCGCAGTCGTCCTCATCCCTCGTGCGTGATGCCAGAGAGACGATCTGCCGGAAGCTCAACTATGTGTGCCCGCATCCCCTTCCTTTCTTTCTTCCGCATGTCAATTTTTCTGTCATTTCTCCTCATTTTTTCAGGAAATGCTCTTGGAGTTGCAGCCTTGTAGGAAAGAGACTCTTGAAGAGGTGATTTATTTTACGCAAACCTTTCCATGAACCAATTCATCTTTCTCGAGTGGTTCATTGCCCTGTCGGTGCTCTTTTTGTTTTATTCTCATGAATGATTTGAGATTGATGTGATGCTATGCGAGCCTGGAGTGTTAGACCGAGTCACACATATATAGTTTCTGGTGCTAATTTCATGCACAATTGTATTGCTCTTTAGGTCCTCTCTTGCCATTTGATACATCCATCACCATGACATTAACTGTTTGTCATGAGTTTTGGCATAATTAATTAATTTTACAACTTCTACATTTGTATTGTACATCCTAATTGGTAATTAGCCACGCATTTTGAGGTTATGAAAGTTGAACCATATCACAATTTCTAAGCTGTATGAAATTTTGGTTTACATTTTTCAGAGTTTTTTTACTAAAAAAGGAATGAAATAAGACGTGAGATGCATTTAGATCTCAAGGAAAAATATTACAGATGTTGCGTGCTTATCCAAATCACAAAAATGTTTCTGATTTTATCTGATCTCATATCGGGTAACTCCCTTTACCGCGTCACAAGTTCTATCATTCTGATAGATGGTCGAAATATTTCACCGGCTTGCTTCAAATCCTATTGATCAACCCCGAAACACATGCCCTAAAGCTTGTTACTCTCTGGGAATCATTTCTATCATAATCTACAACTATCATGCTTCAAATTGACTACGTTTATCATAATTTGTTCATGCCCGACAGATTTTCTTTCTTCGCAGCTGATCTGATAAGTGACAATACGACTGTACTTTTTATTTACAGGTAATTGATAATATGTACGTTCTCATTTTCTTCTATACTCCAGTGCCCCATGCATTTTTTCTTCCATCATGCCAGAATACCATATGAACTATTTTCGTGTGACTGTTATGCGCTAGGGTGAGTCCAGTTATCCTTAATCAGGCAATACTTTTTGTGAGAAAGTATACATTTTGTTTAGGACAACACCAGGTTATGGCTTAGAGTATCTACTAGATGCTAATCAAACACTGCAGGTAGGCGAAATTAATGCTAGGTGATGTGTGTGTAGGTGCTAAGAAAAAAAACCTAGGCACTTTTTGGAGAAGTTCTTTGCCTCCTGTTGGCAAGTAATAAAAGGTGACCTCATGCGTGCTTTCGAGGCCTTTTACCACGGGGACATGAGAGGCCTTCCAGTTATAAAGAAGGCAATTGTGATGCTTCTCCTAAGATGGACGGTGCGGTGGACATCAAGGATTTCAGGTCGGTTAGCCTTATGCATGGGGCGATCAAAATTTTCGTCGAAGTCCTCTCCATGAGACTTGTGGTGGATCTTTCGCGCCTAGTGGGGGAACACCAAAGTGCATTCATCAAGGGCTGCTCCATACATGACAACTTCATGCTTGTGCAATGCACGGCGCAGCGCCTACATGCTCTCCGTGCGCCGGCAATCATGCTCAAGCTTGATATCTCTAAAGTTTTTGATTCGGTGCAATGGTCGTTCTTGAGGAAGTCTTGAGCAAATTGGGCTTTGGTAACCATTGGATCTCATGGATATGTGGCCTTTTGGCCAACTCCTCAACGCAGATCTTGGTGAATGGGACGCTGGGATGCCTATCTACAATTGTGTGGGCCTGAGACAAGGAGATCCGTTATCTCCCATGCAACATCATGATTATGGAGCCATTACAGCTTATGTTTGAGTTTGCAGCAAAGAGGGGACTTCTTGCTCCGCTCGTAAGAGTGGGCATGAACATCGCCTGTCAATTTTTTTATGAAATTGAACAAAATATCGccaattcaaaaaaatgttcatgaatggaaaaataccctaaaaattaaaaaattgttcatgacTTACAAAATAGTTTATTCATTCATAAAATGTTCGTTGATTCAAAAAATAATCATGCATTCAAAATGTTCGTTAAATCAaaaaaaatattcatcaaataaaaaaagttcatgaatttcaaaaattgttccaccaatttccaaaaaatgttcatccATTCTAAAAATGTTTGCCGATGAAAATTGTAAGAGGAATGTTCacaatttttaaaaaatgtttctaAATGTTATAAAAATTGATTTCAAACATGTTAATGAATTtgaaatatgttcatgatttcaaaCATGTTCACGAATTTAaagaaaagttcatgaattcATGAAATTGAGAGTGATAGTGTATCTCAGTGATGCAGCAAAATGTGATCTCGGCCATTggcccgttgcaacgcacgggccccTTTAATATCAACAGATGCTTCTAAAGAAAAGGTGTGCTCTCGTTGCCGAAATAACACCGCCCAAGACCTAAAATGGGGAAGACAAAAAATTCAGAGTTTCCAAATGAAACGCCAAATTATGATTTTTCTAAACCATAGTCTTTAGAAATGCTTGTAAAATGATAATGataattttaaaaattataaataaaaatattaatttggTTTTCAATAGGTCGGTAGACCAAACTTATAACATGACAAAGTCTGTAAAGAGAGATCTAAAAGACTAGAATATCATCAAAAAACTACACATGGACAAGGGTGCACGGAAGTCTGCCTACTCCAACTTTTTGAATTGTTCACAAATACAAAAAACGTTCTTGAATGTCAAAAATAATCAACAAGTTCAgaaaatatttgtgaatttagGAAATATCCACAAATTTGAAAAACCCTTGGCAGATTTGGTATCCACAAGCTTAGAAAAAGTTCTCCGCGGAAAAGAAAGGTTTTAGAAAAAGTTTATtaattcagaaaatgttcacGAACTCATAAAATATTCACGAATTTGGGAAATGTTTATGaatttataaaatgttcaaaaattgaacaatgtttgtgaattcaaaaaacaaaagaaaaaatgagacgcaagaaagaaaaaaaaatgaagGTCCACAAATATATCAAGACAAACAAACAAGAAAGCAATCTTTATCTTAGTCTTTGGCAGCCAGACAGATGCTACTGCCTGGGAACTATGGGTGGTGTAATTCCCTTGGATTTCTTAATTGCTTCACAGCATAATATATCTATCATACATTACAGcatatatgtactccctccgtcccaaaataagtgtctcaactttatactaactctagtacaaagttgtactaaacttaagacacttattttgggacggagggagtaataccTAGCATACATCACAGCATAATTTGCCAAGCTTAATTTACTAGCAAGCAGTGGGTATAAGTAATGCAGGGCAGGGAAACATATAATAAATGCATAATTGATCAAAAATCTCTTGCTTGATATATATACTCATTCATTCATTCATTCAGTACTACTACTCCATGAGGATGAGAGCATCCATACATATATACTGGGAAGGAGCTATATATGCATAGCATCTTAgcaagtagtagtagtagtagcagtGATTCATCCATCTCTGCCTCTGCCTAAAGCTTGGAAGATGGCAGGCCTGCAACCAACAACACCAATCAATAGTCAATACAAGCTACAAGATGTCTTTAGCTAACTAAGATCAGAGAGCTAGGCGGGTATATAACAGTTACCGAGCTGCTTGGCATTAACGATGCTTGGGCAGGCAGGGGGCGGCGCCGCCTTCTCGTCGAGGAAGGGCTCCACCGCGTTCGGGTTCCCCCACACCGGGTACCCCTTTATCTTACCCTGTCAGTTTTAACAAACACTTGCTCCATCAGGTTTCGATCAGTAGTCACCTACCTACTACTTTAGCAATAAACATTAAGGGCTACTCGATTGATTAAGCGATCATCATCCAAGGAAACTCACAAGCACGTTCAGAGCAGCGAGTGTCGCCATCCCTTCACGCGTCCACTGCACGCACGCAGTCAACCAAACAAACGGAGAAATCCATCAGAGGATGCATGGCAATGCCCATGGCATGGATGTACAAATCCATTACTTCACTTCAGTTGAATCCAATTTATATAGATACATCATACAAGTTCGCACCTTGGATGCAGATGCGATGTGAGGCACGACAACGGCATTCTTCATCTCAGCCAGCCCTGGCTTCATGTAAGGCTCATCCTCAAAAACATCGAGGCCAACACGGAACATGGGATTCGCCCTCAGGTGCTCCACCAGTGCTACCTCGTCGATCACCGGGCCACGGCTCGCGTTCACCAGCACTGCCTCCTTCTTCATCATCGCCAGCCGCTCTGGGTTTATCAGGTGGTACGTTGTCTTGTCCAGCACTGGGTGCAGGCTTATCTGTTGCCATCAACAGAAACAGAGTTCCTTGTCTCAAATGTAAAAAAGTTCATCTGTATTTTGAAAATTGCAATGCCCCGGTGCATATTGTATCTAATTAACTGACCACATCAGCCTCCCTGAGGACCTCCTCCATGCTGGAAGCCCTCTTCCATGTCACGGGCTGCTCACCATTGGCTTTCAGGAACTGGCCATACGCTGCATCATATAAACATTATTATTACACATGTCTTAAATCCACATCAAATGCATAAATAGCTGACACAAGAATAATAGAGCTGTAAATCGGTATGGGTAGGTAATACAATTTACCGGTGACGAATTTCTCGAGCCGTGTGGACTGGTACAGGTCGAAGTAGATCAAGTTCATCTTGAACCCCTCAATCTAGCACACACAAAATTTAAGTCGGTTTTACATTGCTCATACCTACTCAACAGGTTAGCTTGAGATGAGATTTATTTATGGAGGATGGATAAAGTGGTACCATCATCCTTGCATAAGCTGAGCCGATGCGGCCAGCTCCGATCACTCCAACAGTCTGCCCCTTGAGCAAGTTCCCAACAAACCTGCATTCATTATTTCATTCAATCCGTATATCTTAAATAGTACATCCCTTTATATAGATGTATATATGCTGCTGACATATCAAGCTGTATAAATAGCACAGCAGTCAATCACTCACAGGTGCGGGAGCCATCCGTCGTAGAGGCCAGCCCTCATGAATTGGTCGGCCTCAACGATCCTCCGGGCAGCCGCCACCGACAGCGATGCCGCTAGCTCCGCCGTCGTCTCAGTAAGAACACCCTGCATACACCCATCCATCATGGTAATCACGAGATTCAGACTTCAGAGCAACATTCATCATATCAAAGGCACTTGTCAGTCAAATA
The sequence above is a segment of the Aegilops tauschii subsp. strangulata cultivar AL8/78 chromosome 6, Aet v6.0, whole genome shotgun sequence genome. Coding sequences within it:
- the LOC109767931 gene encoding glycerate dehydrogenase is translated as MIRKCLIQRVRGLEPLMILWSYPPSGLCLAFQNSRKSWRLMFPSQPDKRSTTCSLSPPLASSFLFLLLAAAPAMAKPISIEVWNPSGKYRVVSTKSMPGTRWIKLLTDNDCRLEICTEKKTILSVDDILALIGDHCHGVIGQLTEDWGEVLFSALKRAGGTAFSNMAVGYNNVDVDAANRNGIAIGNTPGVLTETTAELAASLSVAAARRIVEADQFMRAGLYDGWLPHLFVGNLLKGQTVGVIGAGRIGSAYARMMIEGFKMNLIYFDLYQSTRLEKFVTAYGQFLKANGEQPVTWKRASSMEEVLREADVISLHPVLDKTTYHLINPERLAMMKKEAVLVNASRGPVIDEVALVEHLRANPMFRVGLDVFEDEPYMKPGLAEMKNAVVVPHIASASKWTREGMATLAALNVLGKIKGYPVWGNPNAVEPFLDEKAAPPPACPSIVNAKQLGLPSSKL